The Phycisphaeraceae bacterium genome segment GCGGTGGTCGGACATCATGAAGACCTGGCCGTTGGTGAGTTTCACGAGGCGCAGCCGGGCGTTGCCCGTGCCGTAGCTCCACGTGCCGTTGCGCCAGTCGTAGAGCGAGACGCGGCCGCGGGCGTTGGCCATCTGCACGATGCGGGTGTTGTCGATGGGGCGGTCGAGCGTGTAGTCGAGGTAATCCTCGATGCCGTTGTCGCCGTACGACCAGGTCCGCATGCGCCACCCGTACAGCGAGACGCGCCCGCTGTCGAAGTAGTCGCCCGTGTCGCCGTAGTAGTCCCATGAACCGTTGAAGTCGTGGTCGTAGACGCCGGCGACGAACCTGGCGATGTCGGCCTGGGCCGGTCGGGTGAGCAGGGCCAGCAGCAGCGCCACGAACGCCAGGAAGCCCGCCTGCAGCACAGCGCGGCTGTCACCCGCGGATCGGTGGTCGGAGGTGGTGTCGGCAGCGTCGGTGCGATGGGACGTGGTCTTCATGGCTCGTTTCCCGCTGGGGGGTTTCATGAATGACCCGCACCGACGGTGGATCATCCATGATTTCGCCAGTTTTCCGGCAATGAACCATGCCGTCAGGCCAGGCGCGAACCCGGGTTCCGGGCGGGGGACCGCGAGAATCGTCGGGAAATCGCGTGGCGGACGATCCCGCACGAGGTACACTGACCTCAAGCGACCCGGCGCCATCGGATGGTCGGGTCGTCGCGTCGTCAGGAGGAGAGGATCATGCGCGGGAACGGGAGAATGGTGGCCGGGGTGCTGGCGGGCTCGCTGACCGGGTTGGCTGCGGGGTTGGCGATGGCCGATAACTTCCGCGGTCCGGAGTGGGTGGAAGAGGGCGACGCCGGTTCGCTGCCGGGCGGCGCCCAGAACACCACGGGAGAAGGTCCGCTCGGCGCGCTGCGGGGCATGCTGGGAATCGGCTTCGGCCAGCCCGACGCCGAGGACATGTATTGGATTCGGATCGACAATCCCAGTCAGTTCTCCGCTCGCACGCTGTCGCCCGGCTTCGCCCAGTTCGACTCGCAGCTGTGGCTCTTCCGCGCCAATGGACTGGGCCTGCTGGCCAACGATGATGCTCCCGACTCCGAGAGCGGCGAATCGCTCCTGCTGCCGCTGGCCAACGACGGCACCAACGCGCGGGTTGATCGACCGGGGTTGTACCTGCTGGCGATCACGATCTTCAACAACGACCCCTTCAGCAAGGGCGGCCCGATCTTCACGCAGGATCTGCGAACGGAGATCTCCGGTCCCGACGGGCCGGGCGGATCACTCCGCATCATCGGCTGGTCGGACAACCGGGGCGAAGGGTCGGGACAGTTGGAATATCGGATCATGCTGACCGGCGCTTCGTTCGCCAACCTGCCGGCTCCCGGCGTGTTGGGGGTGTTCGCCCTGGCGGGGTTGATGAAGCGAAGGCGGCGCTCCGAGTGAACTGGCGGCTCAGGGCCGCGTCGGTGCAGTTGGATTGCCGACATCTCCCGCACGCCGCACCACGTCCACCACGCCTTCCGTCTTTCCCACGCTGACGAGCGCCTTGAGGGCCTCGCTCACGGGCATCGACACCGCGTGGACCTTGCTGGCCTCGATGACGACCAGCCGCCCGGCGGTGGGCGTGGGCGAACCGGGGATGAAGACCGTGAACATCCGCCTTCCCGCGTCGTCCACCAGGTCGTTGGTCACCAGTCCGATCTCGACGCCCTTGCTGTCGCGCCCCGGCACCAGCACCACCTGCTGGAAGAGACCCTCACGACCCTCGCCGTAGCCCAGCACCTGCTTGAGCGTCTTGTACAGCGCGCCCAGGGCAGGCAGCGAATCGAACAGCCGGTCCAGCCGGTTCCATATCCACCGGCCCAGAAAGGTCGTCACCGTCAGTCCGATCAGGTAGATGATGATCGCCGCCGCCACCAGCCCGAGCCCGGGAAAGTACCACCATTGCCTGCGGACCCAGTCATTGGCGATGGTCGTTTCGAGGTAAACCACCGTCAGCACCGTGCCGCCGATGGGCAGCAGGGCGACGATGCCCGCGATGAAGACCCGTGCAAGATGGCGGCCGAGGGCGTGCATCGCCAGAGTGTGGCGGCCGGGACGCGGGTGTGTCAAGTTGGATGGGGAGAGAGGATCGCCGGCTCCCGGCTGTCGGCTTCCGACTTTCAGCCAGGCGCAGCCGGATCACTCATTCCTCGAGGCGCATGGCCACGATGGTCTGGTCGTCGCTCAGGGCGGCGGCGCCCACGTGGGCATCGAGCGCGTTGTTGATCGACTCCACGGTGCATCGCGCGGCGCCGGAGCAGTGCGCCACCGCGCGCTCGATGCCCGCGATGCCGAACATCTGGTGGCGGACGTCCATGGCCTCGGTGACGCCGTCCGTGTAGAGGATGATGGTCTCCCCCGGCTCAAAGCGGTCGGTGTGCTCGTCGAGTTTCTGCTCGGGGTCGATGCCCAGCGGATAGCCGCCCACGCGGTCGAGGCGGCGCATCGAATCGCCCTTCTTGACGAGCGGCGGGTTGTGCCCGGCGCGGGCGTAGGTGAACTCGCGCGTCTTCGCGTTGTACACGCCGTAGATCGCGGTGACGAAGGAGTTCTCGATGCGCTTCTGGCACAGGTGGTGGTTGGCGTGCTCCAGCACCGCCGCGGGCGAGTGCGTGTGCCCCGCGAAGGTATGCACGATGGCGTGCAGCATGGCCATCACCACCGCCGCCGAAGGCCCGTGGCCCGAGGCGTCGGCGATCAGGATGCCCCAGCGGCCCGACGGGTCGGGCGAACCATCCGGCAGGCGGTCGAGCGCGAAGAAGTCGTAGTAGTCGCCCCCCGCCTGTTCGCTGGTGCGGTAACTGGCGGCGAGCGACAGCCCGTGGATGGTCGGCAGCGGATCGGGCAGCAGGGCCCGCTGAATGCCGGCGATCTGCTCCACCTCGCGGCGGATGCGCGTGTTGGCTTCGCGCAGCTGTTGGGCCATCACCGCGTTCTTGGTCATTCCGCCCACCAGGTTGGCGCGCAGGATCGCGTCCTCCAGATCCTTCACGGTGAAGAAGTCCGGGTCGCGGTGCAGCGTGACCGACCAGTTGAGCGGCTCGCCGTTGTCGAAGATCGGCACCGCGATGAGCGACCCGTAGGGGGCCAGCAGGTCGCCGACGGCCGGGTCATCCTTGATGTCCAGGTGGTGGATCAGTTCCGGCCACGCCGAGCGGATCAGTTCACCGAAGAAGCCGCCCTTCATGGTGGGCAGCGTGTGCCACTGACGCCACGGGTCGTTGATGCGGGTCTCGGGCCGGTCGGGCACCTCGATGCGGGTGATCTTGTATTCCCCGGCGTTCAGCCCGCGCGTGGAGATGCCCACGTAGGCGTTGATGCCCAGCAGTTTCCCGATGCCTGAGCGGAAACGCTGGTAAATTTCCTGCGGCGTGGCGGCCCGGCTCACCGAACCAACCATCTCCATGAGCAGCGGGATGCGCGGATTGGTGGATGTATCCACGCAGTACATGCGCCGGATTCGATCCGCACTCAGAACGCGCTCGATGATGGGCGGCATGCTGCCGGTGGACACAATCACGCTCCTGGGCTTCCATGCCCCGGTTTCGATGCCCACATCCCGCGGGAGATACGTGCCATGCATGATACGCGGTTCGGGGATTGGCTCCGTGAAGCCATCATTCAGGCCGAGAAATCATGGCGTGAAGGAGGCATCCCCATCGGATCGGTGCTGGTGCGGCACGAAACCGGCGACATCGTCGCCCGCGGGCACAACCAGCGCGTCCAGACAGGCGACCCCACCGCCCACGCCGAGGTGGACTGCATCCGCAACGCCGGTCGCCGCCGGGACTGGCGTGAACTCACCCTCGTCTCCACGCTCAGCCCCTGCCCCATGTGCTCGGGCACGGCGATCCTCTTCCGCATCCCGCGCGTGGTGGTGGGCGAGCATCGCACGTTCATGGGCGCGGAGGACTGGATGAAGCGGAACGGCATCGACGTGACCGTGATGGACGACGAACGGTGCGTCGCCCTGATGGAGCGGCTGCAGCGTGAGAAACCGGACCTGTGGGCGGAGGACATCGGGAAGTGATTCTCGCCCACGACCCTGACGCGGCTCGCTACAGTCACCATCATGGCATCCGAGTCCGATGGCTCCACGAGGCGGGCGGTGCAGTGGGCGGGGCTGGCCCTGGGGCCGGCGCTGGCGCTGCTGGCCTACTGGCTGCTGCCCGCGACGTACGCCAACGCCGCCGGCGAGGTCGTGCCCTTCACTCCCGCCGGGCGGGCCACGCTGGCGATGATGATCTGGATGGGCACGTGGTGGCTGACGGAGGCGATCGACATCACCGCCACGGCGCTGCTGCCGCTGGCCGTGTTTCCGCTGCTTGGCATCGCGGGCATCAGGCAGGCCGCCGCTCCGTATGCGGATGAGACGATCTTTCTGTTCATGGGCGGGTTCATCCTGGCGCTCTCCATGCAGCGCTGGGGGCTGGACAAGCGCATCGCCCTGCTCACCCTGCGCGTGGTGGGCACGCACCCCATCAACATGGTGGGCGGGTTCATGCTGGCCACGGCGATGATCTCGGCGTTCGTGTCCAACACCGCCACGGCGGCGATGATGATGCCCATCGCGCTGTCGGTCATCAACCTCGTGCGCTCCCGTCTGGGCAAGCCGACCGTGGACGCCTCGAACCCCGGCGCCACGCCGCTGGGCCACTTCGGGCTGTGCCTGATGCTGGGCATCGCCTACGCCGCGTCGATCGGCGGGCTGGCGACGATCATCGGCTCGCCGCCCAACGTGATCGCGGTGGGGTTCCTGCGCGACCGCATCGCGCCGCAGCATCGGCTGGACATGAGTTTCGCGCAGTGGCTCGAGCTCGGGCTGCCGCTGACGCTGATCTTCCTGCCGCTCACCTGGCTGCTGCTGACGCGCGTGCTCTATCCCATCCGCATGGGCCGCATCGAAGGGGGCGGCGACATGATCCGGTCGGAGTTCCGCGCCCTGGGACGCGCGGGCCGGGGCGAGTGGATCACCTTCATCGTGTTCATCGTGACCGTGATGCTGTGGATCACGCGCCCGCTGCTGACCGCGGGCATCGGCGGATCGACCGATGCCGCCACGGGTGAGGCGTCGTGGGTCATTCCGCCCATTCCCGGGCTGACTGATGCGGTCATCGCCATGCTGGCGGCGCTCGTCCTGTTCATCCTGCCGGTGAACGCCAGGAAGCGCCAGTTCACCATGGACTGGCCCACGGCGTCGGGCCTGCCCTGGGGCATTCTGCTGCTCTTCGGCGGCGGGCTCTCGCTGGCCGGCGCGGTGCAGTCCAACGGCGTGGCGGAGTTTCTCGGCAGTCACGCGGGCGGGCTGAGCGCCCTGCCGGACTTCCTCATCGTGCTGATGGTGGTGCTGGCGATCATCTTTCTGACCGAGCTCACGTCGAATACCGCCACCACCGCGGCGCTCATCCCGGTGCTGGCGGGGCTGGCGCCGGGGCTGGGCGTCAGCCCATACCTGCTGGTCATTCCCGCCACGTTCGCGGCGAGCTGCGCCTTCATGCTGCCGGTGGCCACGCCCCCCAACGCCATCGTGTTCGGCACGGGGTTCGTGACGATCCCGCAGATGTGCAAGGCGGGGCTGTGGCTGAACCTGGTCGGCTCGGTGCTCATCACCATCGCGGCGTTCATCATTCTGCCGCACGCGCTGGGGGATCGGCTGTAGGCGCCGGGTTGATCGCGCCGCGCCATGCATCGCTTCCCCTATACTCATCGCCCGCCCCGGAGCACTCCTGCGCATGCGAGCCGTCATCACCGGCCAGATCGGCATGGACAAGAAGGCCTACCTCAACGCCGTGGCCCGGCTGGCGGGTGAGCGGGGCGTGCGGCTGGAGCTCTTCCACCTGGGCGACATGATGTACCGCGAGGGGCCGGACGTGCGTCCCGGGCGGATCCTCGACCTGCCGCTGTCGCGCCTCAACTCGCTGCGCCGCGCGGCCATGAAGGACGTCATCGCCTCCACCAGCCCCGCGCACGAGCACCCCAACGTCATTCTCAACACCCACGCCACCTTCCGCTGGCGTCACGGGCTGTTCCCCGCCTTCGACTTCGACCAGATTCAACTGCTCAAACCCAACATGTTCATCTGCCTGGTGGACAACATCGAGGTGGTCCACCACCGACTGCACGCCGAGCACGTGATCGACGCCACGCTGAAGGACTGCATGGTGTGGCGCGAGGAGGAGATTCTCGCCACCGAGCTGCTGGCCCAGTCGCTCGATTGCCGGGGCGAGTTCTACATTCTCTCGCGCGGCCGCCACGCCATGACCACCGAGACCTGTCTGCGTCTGGTGACGCGGCGCGACATGCGCAAGGTCTACCCCAGCTTCCCCATGAGCCACGTGGTGGACATGCCCGACATCCTGGCGGAGATCGATCACTTCCGCGCCGAGCTGGCGAAGCACTTCATCGCCTTCGACCCCGGCGACGTGGACGAGAAGCTCCTGCTGGACCGGGCCATCGCCGCGGCGCGTGCAGGACAGGACTGGATCGAAGTCGGTGGTTCTTCCGGCGGCTCGGCTCTCCGAGCCGAGTCGGTTGGCTCCGTTCCGGGCGTCGATCCGGAGCAGTCATCGATGAGCAAGGTCAGCCCAGCCATCAGAGATGAACCACGCGCGACGCGGAGCGCCGCGCCACCCATGCGCGTCTCGGTGCGCGAGGTGCTCGACATCGCCGGCGACATCGACGGGCAGATCTACATGCGCGACTTCAAGCTCATCGACCAGAGCGACATGATCTGCTCGTACATTCCCGAACTGCCGGGCGGCATTCCAGGACTGTCCTCGGGCGTGGAGCGCGAGCTGCAGCACGCCTTCGAGCACACCAAGGAGGTCTACGTGGTCTGGAAGCCGAAGAAGACCCCCTCACCCTTCATCACCGAAACCGCCACCAGGATCTTCCCGTCCGTGGATGACGCCCTGGACTACTTCGAAAAGCGAGGCATGTTCCCGGAACGCGACCTGTTCGGAAACTGATTCAGTTCTCGTGCGGCACACGCATCCGCGGTTCCAAACCCCCTGTGTCTTTCTCGTGCTCCTCTCGTGTTGAAGAACCATGACGCGATACGCCATGATCATGGCCGGCGGGTCGGGGACGCGGCTGTGGCCGATGAGCCGCAAGGCCGCGCCCAAGCAGTTGATCCCCTTCATCGGGGGGCGTTCGCTGCTGCAGGTCGCCGCCGAGCGCATCGAGCGGCTGGTGCCGGTCGAGCGGCAGCTCATCTGCACGAGTGAGTCGTTCCGCGGGTCAATCCGCGACTCTCTGCCGCGCTTCACCGATGAGCACATTCTCGGCGAGCCGGAAGCCCGCGACACCGTGAACGCGGTGGGACTCACCGCCGCGGTGCTGGCGGCGCGCGACCCCGGCGCCATCTTCGCCGTGCTCACCGCCGACCACCTGATTTCGCCTGAAGGGCGGTTCCGCGACACCATGGACACCGGCTTCCGGCTGGTGGAGCAGGATCCATCCCGGCTCGTCACCTTCTCCATCCAGCCCACCTACCCGGCCACCGGGTACGGCTATGTCGAACGGGGCGAGCCGATCCGCGGCTTCGAAGACTGCTGGCGCGTGGCCCGCTTCGTCGAGAAGCCCGATGAGCCGACCGCCAGACGCTACGTCGAGTCCGGTCGTTTCGGCTGGAACAGCGGCATGTTCGTCTTTTCGGCGCGGGGTTTCCTGCGCGCGTTGGAGCGGTTCTTTCCCGGCTCGCGCTCCGGGCTCGATGAAATCGCGCGCGACTGGGATACGCCGCGCCGGATTGACACGCTCCGCCGGGTGTATCCCACGCTGCCGAAGAAGAGCGTGGACTTCGCGGTGATGGAGCCGGCTTCGACCTCCGCCGACTGCCCCGTCTGCACCGTGAAGATGGCCGTCGAGTGGATTGATGTGGGCTCGTGGCCCAGTTATGGCGAGACGCTGCCGGCCGACGCCTCGGGCAACCGGGCCAACACGCCCACGCTGCACCTGGGCTCATCGAACGTGCTGGCGGTGTCGGATGACCCTTCGCACACGATCGCCACCATCGGTTGCCGCGACCTGATCGTGGTTCACACGCAGGACGTGACGCTGATCTGCCCGGCGTCGGAAGCCCAGCGCGTGAAGGACGCGGCCAACGCCGCCCCTCCCCTGTTGCAGTGACCCGCCGGGCCGGGCGGATACACTCCGGTGCCATCCGCCGCGATCACCATGTCTCCCGACGGGGCTCCTCCACGATCATGCTCCACAGAATCGAAGTCCGTCCCAAGCCCGGCCTCGCCAACCCCCGAGCCGAGAGCGTGCGGCGGGACGCGGCGGCGCTGGGGCTGAACGCCGCCCCCACGCGCGTCGAGCACGCGGACGTGTACCTGATCGAGGCGGACCTGCCCGCCGAGGACGTGCGTCGGTTGGCCGAGGAACTCCTCGCCGACCCGGTGACGCAGGCGCCGCTCATCGGCGCGGCCCCCCCCACGGGCGACGCCTACATCGAAGTGCAGCCCCTGCCCGGCGTGATGGACCCGGCGGCGGAGGCGGTGCAGACCGCGATCCGCGCCATGCTGGGCATCGACGCCCGCGTGCAGACGGGGCAGCGCTACGACCTGTTCGGCGTGGACGGCGCGGCGGCTCGCACCATCGCCGAGCGCGCCCTGGCCAACACCGTCATTCACGCCATCCACGAGGCGCCGTTCACGCCGGCGGCCCTGCCGCGCGGTGCGGCCCACGACTTCCGCATCGTGGAAGTGCCCCTGCGCGACCTGGACGACGCCGCGCTGGAGAAACTCTCGCGCGACGCCCACCTGTTCCTCTCGCTCGAGGAGATG includes the following:
- a CDS encoding DUF502 domain-containing protein; the encoded protein is MHALGRHLARVFIAGIVALLPIGGTVLTVVYLETTIANDWVRRQWWYFPGLGLVAAAIIIYLIGLTVTTFLGRWIWNRLDRLFDSLPALGALYKTLKQVLGYGEGREGLFQQVVLVPGRDSKGVEIGLVTNDLVDDAGRRMFTVFIPGSPTPTAGRLVVIEASKVHAVSMPVSEALKALVSVGKTEGVVDVVRRAGDVGNPTAPTRP
- a CDS encoding serine/threonine-protein phosphatase, which produces MHGTYLPRDVGIETGAWKPRSVIVSTGSMPPIIERVLSADRIRRMYCVDTSTNPRIPLLMEMVGSVSRAATPQEIYQRFRSGIGKLLGINAYVGISTRGLNAGEYKITRIEVPDRPETRINDPWRQWHTLPTMKGGFFGELIRSAWPELIHHLDIKDDPAVGDLLAPYGSLIAVPIFDNGEPLNWSVTLHRDPDFFTVKDLEDAILRANLVGGMTKNAVMAQQLREANTRIRREVEQIAGIQRALLPDPLPTIHGLSLAASYRTSEQAGGDYYDFFALDRLPDGSPDPSGRWGILIADASGHGPSAAVVMAMLHAIVHTFAGHTHSPAAVLEHANHHLCQKRIENSFVTAIYGVYNAKTREFTYARAGHNPPLVKKGDSMRRLDRVGGYPLGIDPEQKLDEHTDRFEPGETIILYTDGVTEAMDVRHQMFGIAGIERAVAHCSGAARCTVESINNALDAHVGAAALSDDQTIVAMRLEE
- a CDS encoding nucleoside deaminase produces the protein MHDTRFGDWLREAIIQAEKSWREGGIPIGSVLVRHETGDIVARGHNQRVQTGDPTAHAEVDCIRNAGRRRDWRELTLVSTLSPCPMCSGTAILFRIPRVVVGEHRTFMGAEDWMKRNGIDVTVMDDERCVALMERLQREKPDLWAEDIGK
- a CDS encoding DASS family sodium-coupled anion symporter — protein: MASESDGSTRRAVQWAGLALGPALALLAYWLLPATYANAAGEVVPFTPAGRATLAMMIWMGTWWLTEAIDITATALLPLAVFPLLGIAGIRQAAAPYADETIFLFMGGFILALSMQRWGLDKRIALLTLRVVGTHPINMVGGFMLATAMISAFVSNTATAAMMMPIALSVINLVRSRLGKPTVDASNPGATPLGHFGLCLMLGIAYAASIGGLATIIGSPPNVIAVGFLRDRIAPQHRLDMSFAQWLELGLPLTLIFLPLTWLLLTRVLYPIRMGRIEGGGDMIRSEFRALGRAGRGEWITFIVFIVTVMLWITRPLLTAGIGGSTDAATGEASWVIPPIPGLTDAVIAMLAALVLFILPVNARKRQFTMDWPTASGLPWGILLLFGGGLSLAGAVQSNGVAEFLGSHAGGLSALPDFLIVLMVVLAIIFLTELTSNTATTAALIPVLAGLAPGLGVSPYLLVIPATFAASCAFMLPVATPPNAIVFGTGFVTIPQMCKAGLWLNLVGSVLITIAAFIILPHALGDRL
- a CDS encoding AAA family ATPase, with translation MRAVITGQIGMDKKAYLNAVARLAGERGVRLELFHLGDMMYREGPDVRPGRILDLPLSRLNSLRRAAMKDVIASTSPAHEHPNVILNTHATFRWRHGLFPAFDFDQIQLLKPNMFICLVDNIEVVHHRLHAEHVIDATLKDCMVWREEEILATELLAQSLDCRGEFYILSRGRHAMTTETCLRLVTRRDMRKVYPSFPMSHVVDMPDILAEIDHFRAELAKHFIAFDPGDVDEKLLLDRAIAAARAGQDWIEVGGSSGGSALRAESVGSVPGVDPEQSSMSKVSPAIRDEPRATRSAAPPMRVSVREVLDIAGDIDGQIYMRDFKLIDQSDMICSYIPELPGGIPGLSSGVERELQHAFEHTKEVYVVWKPKKTPSPFITETATRIFPSVDDALDYFEKRGMFPERDLFGN
- a CDS encoding mannose-1-phosphate guanylyltransferase, which translates into the protein MIMAGGSGTRLWPMSRKAAPKQLIPFIGGRSLLQVAAERIERLVPVERQLICTSESFRGSIRDSLPRFTDEHILGEPEARDTVNAVGLTAAVLAARDPGAIFAVLTADHLISPEGRFRDTMDTGFRLVEQDPSRLVTFSIQPTYPATGYGYVERGEPIRGFEDCWRVARFVEKPDEPTARRYVESGRFGWNSGMFVFSARGFLRALERFFPGSRSGLDEIARDWDTPRRIDTLRRVYPTLPKKSVDFAVMEPASTSADCPVCTVKMAVEWIDVGSWPSYGETLPADASGNRANTPTLHLGSSNVLAVSDDPSHTIATIGCRDLIVVHTQDVTLICPASEAQRVKDAANAAPPLLQ